The following DNA comes from Alnus glutinosa chromosome 6, dhAlnGlut1.1, whole genome shotgun sequence.
CAGAACTTGTACTGAATAGGTAATATCAGGTCTGGTTATGGTTAAGTATAAGAGTCTACCAATTAACCAACGATATGAAGTAGGATCTGCCAAAAGAGAACCATCATCTCGAGACAATTTGAGATTAGAATCCATAGGAAACAGAGTAGGCTTTGTTGCCAATAGTCTAGCATCTTGAATTACCTCCAGGGCATACTTCCGTTGGGATAAAGAAATACCTTGTTTGCTACAGGCTACTTCCAAACCAAGAAAGAATTTTGCAGGACCCAAATCCTTGAGGCGAAATTTGGAGTTCAAAAAAGAAGTGAAATCAATTATAGCAGCAGCATCATTGCTGGCCAacaaaatatcatctacatatactAACAAAGCCATGTAAGTAGAGCCCTGCATCCTTGAACAATGAATAATCAGACTGAGGTTGGATAAATCCATGATCAAGTAAAGTAGTGGAGAATTTGGAAAACCACTGACGGGAAGCCTGCTTTAAGCCATATAAAGATTTAGACAACTTACAAACTCGAGACTCCCCATTGTTAGCAAAACCGGGAGGTAAAGCCATATAGACTTCCTCATGTAAATCTCCATGTAAAAAGGCATTATTGACATCTAATTGGTGAAGATGCCAATTATGAGCTGCAGCAAGAGtaagaaaaattctaacaatggTAATCTTAGCAACCGGAGAAAACGTTTCAAGGTAATCAATCCCTTCACATTGATTATATCCTTTAGCTACTAAACGAGCTTTGTATCTTTCAATACTATTATCTGACTTGTATTTGATCTTATACACCCACTTACAACCAATAGGGTGCTTATGAGGAGGAAGATCAACTAAAACCCATGTATTATTAAGCTCAAGGGCTGTAATCTCAGCATCCATAGCATCTCGCCAATGAGCATGCTTAATGGCttgatgaaaaaaatttggttcaaCATTAGATGAAACCGAAAGACAAAAATGACGATGAGTAGAAGAGAGGTTATTATAACtaagaaaagaggaaagaggATAAGAAATACCTGATGAGCATGATGTCCTGTCCTGAGGAGTAGATGAGAGTGAGGTAGAAGAAGTCACCAATTGACAATGAAAATCTTGCAAGTATTGTGGAGGCTGTTTGGTGCGAGATGATTTTCTAAGATTAGGAATAGGTGGATGAACATCAGGAGAAAGTTGAAATTCAGaattggaaatatctgaatgatgAACAGAGTCAGAAAGGGATGTGGGATTCAAGATGGGAACATAATTTGGTAAGGGAACAGAATTTGGTAAAGGAGATGGAGGTTCGAGTATAAAGACAGGAGTTGAATCAGGAATGGGATGAGGTAAAACAAGATGGCCATCTGAAGTAGAAATGAACTTAgaagcaaaaggaaaaatatgttCATGAAATATAACATGCCGAGAGATAACAAGTGATTTGGTGTGAAGATCATAGAGAGTATAACCTTTCATACCAATAGGATATCCAACAAACACATAAGGCTTTGCTCTAGAATCGAATTTTGTCCTAAAACGAAGAAGAGTGGAAGCATAACATAAGCATCCAAAAACACGAAGATGAGAAAAAGAAGGGGGTTTGGAAAAGAGAATTTCAAAAGGAgatttgttggataaaaaaGGAGTAGGAAGGCGATTTATAATGTGAGTAGCAGTGAGGACACATTCTCCCCAGAAAAATAGAGGAAGATGGGATTGAAAACGAAGGGATCTAGCTACATTAAGCAAATGTTGATGCTTTCTCTCAACAATggcattttgttgaggagtctCAACACAACTAAGATGATGAAGGGTTCCTTTAGAAGCAAAAAAATCAAGCATGCAAAATTCAGATCCATTATCACTTCGAAGACATTTTACTTTGGAATGAAATTGTGTTTCAAcaagatgaaaaaaagaaatgataagaCCACGAGTTTGAGACTTATGATGCATGAGATAAACCCAAGTATAGCGGTTGTGATCATCTACTATGGTAAGAAAATATGAGCAACCAGTAttagatttaacagaaaatggTCCTCATATGTCACAATGAATAAGATCAAAAGGAGAAACAGCATGTGAAGTGCTGAGATCAAAAGGTAATTTTCTTTGCTTAGCAAGAGGACAAATggtgcaaactttatttttatttacaaccATTGTAGGAATGTACTGATGCAAAAGATGCATTCGAGAGGAAGACACGTGACCTAACCGGTAGTGCCATACATCATCAGAAACAGTTCTTATGGAATTTACATAAACAACTGAATCTGAGACATTATTGAAAGCAACATGAGATTGTGGAACAAAAGAAGGTTTCCTTGATACTTGCAGAAAATAGTAGAGGCCACTTCGTTCTtcacccactccaatcgtcttCCAATGGGACAGATTCTGCATGAAACAataagagccaaaaaaaaaaaaagattacaaCAGTGAAGGTTTAAAATGAGTTTACTTACTGAAATGAGATTAAAGGAGACTGATGGAACACAAAGAACATTATGAATAGTTAAATCTTGGGAAAGCCGAACAGTGCCAATATGAGTAATCAAAGCTAGGTGACCATTAGGAAGCTTAACATACCTAGATTTAACAACGGAAAAAGTGGGAAAACATGAAATGGAATTGCACATGTGATCGGTGGCTCCTGTATCTATGATCCAGGAATTCTTTTGAACATTTTCAGAGGCAACTTTGAAAGTGTGGGATGAATAGAAAACCGAATGTTTAGTATTCAGAATAGGAACTGAATTAATAACATGAGTACCTGTCATCTTTGAGAAAAGATGATCCTGATTGGCAGGTGATGCGCATACTTGATGAGCAGAGACAGTGTCAGAGGCAGAGGCGGAAGGATTGATCAAAGTGAGGAGTTTCTGACACTGTTCTTGGGTAAAAGGAAATTGTGGAGTGAAAGATGGAAGATGCTCATACTCTTGAACTTGGTTGGCCGAATGACCAGATGGATTATATTGCTGAGATGTCCTGGTTTTGGTGAATTTTAAACCTGGTGGGAATCCATGTAACTTGTAGCACTTTTCCACAGTGTGGCCGAGGATGCCACAGTGAGTACAGGTTGGTCGATCCTTGCGCATAGCCGGCTAACCAAAACGATTCTGAGTAGTGAAAATAGCCTTTTCAGCCAAGGCAACAGTATTGTGATTAAGAATATCCTCAGTAGAGGAAATTTCCCTCTGTCGTTCCTCTTGGAATAGAAGAGAGAATACTTTGTTCATAGGTGGCAGAGGATCAATAAGAAGAATCTGACCTCAGATATGCGCATAACTGTCATTAAGCcccataaaaaattgaaaaatggactCCTGTTGAAAATATTCAAGAGCAAATGTTTGCGCGCCACATGAACAAGCAGAAATCGGACGGTAATTGTTAAGCTCTTCCCACAGAGCTTTCAGCTTGGTGTAATAAGCACTTACACTTAGGTTTTCTTGAGACAAAGTGGAAATGGACTTCTGGATTTGATAAATCCTTGGTCCATTTTTCTGAGAAAATCTCTCTTTCAGATCAAGCCAAATCTCTTCTGCAGTGTTAAGGTAGATAACACTTGCGGCAATATCCTTGGAAACTGAATTTATAATCCAAGATAATACCATTGTATTGCACCGAATCCATGGTAGATATGTTGATGCACTAGGAGCTGGTTTGGCAATGGATCCATCGACGAATCCAAGCTTATTTTTGGTCGTGAGCGCGATGATCATAGATCGACTCCATGTATGGTAATTGTCTCCGTCCAATGGAAGAGAAACCAGAACAGATCCCGGGCTATCTCCATGATGGAGATAGTAGGGATTGATGAAGGATTCACTCATGTCGATGATGATCGGATCttccacgaaaaaaaaaatgatcgaagaaaaaaaatgaaaaaagatgaAATGAGACATAATTCAGATTGATTGAAGAAAGAACAACTAattttgctctgataccataatagaATCTGAATTGTAGTGAAGATTTTGAAgaacagagaaggaaaaaggaagAACAATAACAGATAGAAAAGGAAGCTTGAGAGAAAAGTATTCTCGCTTTTTTGTATTAACTGATAAGATCAAGTACTAAGATTACATTTATACAATCTGAATGTTCACGtgatgaaaaaacaaaaatctaactTCTACCAGCTGTCAAATAACAAGCTGTACATAACAATCTGTTCAAAACAAAACACGTGACTATAATTGTAATACAGGCCGCGATGATAGTAGTTCGGTTGGACGCAATTTGTGATGATGGTGTGAGAGATTTATAAGGAGGGGGAGGCCAAAAACCTGGCGGGGTATAATCACCGGGAACGTACGGTTGGTGGGGGTGGTGGGTAATGTCCTCGTGGCAGTGTTGCAGTAGTTGGAGGTGTTTTTGGTGCATTTTTGGGTGGATTTGAACTGTCTCTGTTCATGTTGGTCCTTCTGTTCCTGAACAAGACAATGGGCTGAATGCCAGTCAAGGCGATTTTGATGGAGATATCTGGGCTACTTGTCTATGAAACAGGACAGCTGCCTCTGTTACCCTTAAGAGTTTTGTTGATCGCAGGTACACAATCATtcactataaattttttttttccctttctcaaTTTATTGGTAGCATTTTCATTTTAAGTCCTATGTACAATACTCACAATTTTGTTGTATAGAACTagttatattttgattttataataaaaaagttcTGATTTTTTGAATGTCTTACGGTCTTTTCAAATCTTTCACGAAAGTTTTTCTTTGTATAACACAATTTGCAAGCTAAACCATGAGAAATGAAAGATATTTTTGCTTTGGAACATAATTTGTGTGTTGGTGTTGGGTGAAGGTTAGAGTTAGGGGTTGGCTCGAAAATGGGTTTTGAACTTTGGTCTGCCAATGGGGTCTTACTACCAACCTAGgctctatttttaatttattttcagcTAAGCTAGACAAGCAGTGGAGTAGGTAACGATGTTTCGTCCTGAATTACGAGCCTTATGGCTTTGGCAAGTTTTATTGGACTATAGCTGTTCGAACTGCTGGTTTTGGGGAATTAAGAAGATgtttgaaaaatcatatttctgAAGATTATTGGCGTTAGTGTTCTTTTGCATGTGTTGTAAAGAGTGTTGAAAGGAGTTAGGTGTAGAGTTTAAAAGGGGTTTGATTACACTATTTTGGGGTCTGATTACATAGGGGACTTTTGTGTCGTTTCATTAATTGGGGACCAGAGTCTGTTTTTCTTGTCATAGATGGACGAGCCAGTTCTGGAAGCTCAGGTGTCTCTCACCCCATTTGGAGCAGCATACAAGCGCACGTTTGCTTTGCCAAATATTTGAATTTGCTTTTGGCATCAGGCAGCACTTTTGTAGGTGAAGGTGGCTCAAATGGGATTTAAGACGCAGATTGTTGCTAGTTAAATGCGGAGGAATTGACAATGCCTTGAGAAATTGTTTAAACTTCCCATCCCCATTATGCTTATCAATTTTTTGGCTTCATAAGATGGTTAATGTCTTTTCCTTTGTTAAGGTTCCCCTTCCTTATGATGCTTCTTTGCTAATCATGCCTTCAAGAACAGTTTGATCATTGATCTAGGTTCTCAACATCAATAGGTGCTCTTGAAATTATAGGGCCGCTGATATTGACCACAGTATTaactattaattatttttttcatcgaAGGTGCCCAATAACTGGGCAAGTCTGTGAGTTGATGTGTTCCCGGCCAATAGGCTTTCCGTTATTATTGAAGCACATGGTTAAGATTCCCCATGAGTTGCTTGCAAGTTGTACTCCCTGTACACATGATTATCCTGCCTCCATATTGTTGCTTCTTTCTGCACAAATTGATATTGGTTTCGAGTTTTCTGCTTGGTGAAAGTTGACAGGTGGGTGAAGTTGAAGTTATCTGGGTCGAATTAATTACAATAGAGCCCTTGAGCCTTTCATTGATATTTCTTCATGCTTGAGTTATGTTACAGTATCAGATGCAATAAAGTGATCACACATGACATTTATGGAGTCCATTAGCATATACATGTATTTGTGGTCATATATGCaagattttctttcaaatagaAAGATTGATATATATGCTGAACTCTTTTGCTAGTTGGTCTGCAATAAAATGATCACACATGATATATATGCAATATGCAATATTTTCCAGAAACTCAACCACAGAAACTCCATTAGTTGGTTGGCTCTTCCAGAAGTAGAACCAACCCTACCTCCAGAACTCGTGTTGCCTTTAAAATCATTCGTCTGAGAGATTAATAATAAAGACCGATAGGCTTTGAGAATTATTCTCTAAAATGCCTACTTTAGGTAAGGGTGTAAAGCTGGTTGGTTTGCCGGTTAAAGCTAGCCGGTAGCCGGTAACCGGCAAATTGCTTTTATAACTGGTTAGAAATAACCGGTAACTGGCCCTATCAGAGCGGTTGCCGGTTTTAAGAAATATTTAAATCAGTTATAACAGGCaaccgggtatatatatataataataataataataataataataaaattctagCCTCTAGGGTTTTACTTTCCCGGTTTCCAttcccccccccacccccacccacccaaaaaaaaaaaaatacaaggcaAACTACAATGATACTTATAAACACAAAATAACTTCACTAACTTTAGGATCATAGACatttaacataaaatgaaattatTCCTCTTGcacatcacaaaaaaaaaaataataaaataaaaaatcatctcATACAGAATACAAGGCAAACTACAATGATgcttataaacaaaaaataacttcaCTAACTTGAGAATCATGCTGTTTATAACCACTGAGGAGCAAAATTAGCAAGTTTTGACTTGAACATCCTTGGAGCCACGGGCTTGATCC
Coding sequences within:
- the LOC133871650 gene encoding uncharacterized protein LOC133871650 encodes the protein MSESFINPYYLHHGDSPGSVLVSLPLDGDNYHTWSRSMIIALTTKNKLGFVDGSIAKPAPSASTYLPWIRCNTMVLSWIINSVSKDIAASVIYLNTAEEIWLDLKERFSQKNGPRIYQIQKSISTLSQENLSVSAYYTKLKALWEELNNYRPISACSCGAQTFALEYFQQESIFQFFMGLNDSYAHI